A region of the Drosophila ananassae strain 14024-0371.13 chromosome XL, ASM1763931v2, whole genome shotgun sequence genome:
TCCTAATTGTGACTGTCCATCGTCTTAATTCTTTTCCCGACTTGGACTCCAGTAACAGCCACCCTGATCTCAGCTACTGAAACCTTTTATTGAACATGTTCTTTATGGTTTCATGTTAAGGAATTTGTATGGCTACATTAACTTCCTTATTACATTCCAGTGTCGCAACTTTAAAGACAGCTTGTGGCACCTAATCGCGACCAATTGCCCGAATGATAAATGAGGGCGAGATTGAGTGAAGGGCTTTTCGCAACATTTCAGTTGCAACTGGTGGCAGGTGAAAGGTGCGTACACTGTTGGGCGGTAATTGCCCCACCAGAGTTTCTTTCTGATCCCATCTAAGCAGCCAGAAATTGAAGTACGGCAAGTATGCAGCCAAATATATTAGATAATAGGTGAACGACTCGCCGAAAATCGCTCCAATGCGAGATCTAACTGCATTCGATTTTATGGGTTAGTGTGCTCCGGGGGGCGCGCACACAAAAGGCAGACACCACCACACCACACACGGCTCCATGCCACTCTCCGTGTTGCACATAATCGATttgaaaagtaaaagtaaactGCTTTCCCAGCCGCAGCCGCAAATTTTGCATAACAGTTATGCCAGTTGGTAGTAACTCTGCATGTTCAACATGCCCCGGCTCATGCCGCTTTGTTTTAGATCTGCCTGTCTTGGATGTTTTAATTATAAGTCCGGCATTAAATCGccttatatattatataactGATAATTCGGCAGGAAGCGTTGTCTTTCTACatctttaaagtttaaactaaAAATGGTCTAAGTGCAGAAAGTTTAAATTCAAAACTATATTGTTCTAAACTCTTTCAATGTTGCAGCCACCTGGAAGAATGGAGACTTCCAACTTCCTTGACaaatattcaaattcaaattcaaaattagCTTTGATAAATTGTTATCGATAGAAATTATCGTGGCGGGTCGAGTGTGACCTTTCGAAAGTTTAAGAACCATCAGAGAATTTTCAAGAGATATGGCGCGCCCCACCTGAAAGTTTAACTGTAAACTTAAACACTTTGCATATACAATTTTCAATCTAAAATATCTGAATGGATCTAGGCGACTCCAAACTGCGGGCGGTTAGAGTCCTGGGCCAGGGCTCCTTCGGACGGGTGTTCCTCTGCTACCAGTCAGGCCGGCAAGTCTGCGTCAAGCGGATCATCGTTCGCAATCCCAAGACAGAGCTGGGACTTATCAAGGAGGAGGTGTACATCATCTCGCAGCTGCGCCATCCACATATCGTCCAGTTCCTGCGCTCGTTTACCCACGCCGGCACCGTGAACATAGTCATGGAATACCTGCCCAACGGAACACTAAGAGATGTGATCCAAAAACTACCTCCAGGCACTGGCGGAATCCATCAGGACCGACTTTTACGTTTCTTTCGGGACATGGTCTTGGGCCTGGAGTACCTGCATATCCGTTGCGTTATCCATCGGGACATCAAGCCAGAGAACATGCTGCTGGACGCCAAGGATCGCGTGAAGATAGCCGACTTTGGCATCTCCAATGTGCATGCACCCAGCACCCAATCCCAGACGGTCATGGGCACTCCCCTGTACATGGCCCCGGAAGCCATGAATCCGACGGGCAAGGCGGGCTTTAAGTCTGATATCTGGTCCCTGGGACTGGTGGTCTACGAGCTGTGCATCGGACACAGTCCCTTCACAGTCATCTATGGATCGGGAACTACGCCGGAGCAGCTTCAGAGCGTAATTCATACAATTTCCAGTCCCAAATTGGATTGCCTGCTTATCCGGCGGTTCTACGATCCAGTGTGGTCGCGTCTTTGCGAAATGATGATTGTATACGAGCAGGAGCGCCGCATCTGCTTGCCGGACATATATCACGTGGATGCCGGCATCACATCGGCCCTCTATAGGCATTACTTTGattacaaatattaaaaaatctgCGATCCACCGTCGCCAAAAGTGTTCAGTGTGTAGGCTTAAGTAATAAACTATTTTATGGACTAAGGATCTGGATAATTCCAAAACTCACTCACTCTATGTAGAAATAACagtatctttttattttaaagagtCGTAACTATACTAAGTTCAGTAGTGCTACTGTCCTAAGGCTTCTGCTCCCGCTGCTGGAGCTTCCGCTTCAGGCTCTTCACTAAAGCGTTCTGCTCCAGTTGCTGTTTGCTACGTTTGGGCACCGTCGCTGCCTCCTCCCCATCCGCGTCCCCACTGGCTCCAGGGACCTGCTGCTGCCTGCGCTTCAGCTTCTCCCCGATGATCTGCTGCATGCCCTTGGTGGCCTTGTAGTGGGAGTGGGTGGGATCAATGTTGAACTCGTGCGATTTATAAACCGCCTTAAAGCGGTTGTCGTCTACATTCATGTGGAAGTCATCGTCAGGCTTTTCGGAGGCTGGTTTGCCGACCTGTTTGGATTTCTTCAGCTGCTGACGACGTTTCCGCTTGGAGCCACCAGACTCCTGCTCctcttttttcaaaatcttggCCAGGCTGAAGTGCTGCTTCTCTTCACGCTCGTCCCCGTCGTCCAGCAGGAGTTCCAGTTCTTTCTCTTGCTGGAGCGCCTCGCTATCCTCCGCCTGTCCATTTTgtttcttcttattttttttcttatccTTAGAAGCCTTGGTTTTTGGAGGAGCGTAGTCTCCATTGGCAAACTCCTCGGCGAAATATGCGTCATTCAGATCAATGCCATCTGGCACGGAAGACGCATCGCTATCGTCACCACCATCGCCACCCTTGGCTTCGATCTGCTTCTGCCTACGTTGTTCTTTCCGCAGCTTATTCTTTTCGCTGCGCTTTTGGATCATCTTCTCGATGGGAGTCAGTTGAGCCTGATCCGATCTGCCAATCgtctgctgctcctcctcgcCCTTCTCCTTGGGCGTCTCTATGTGCCAGGACATTTCCATTTCATACTTCTGCTCCTTTTCCTTCTTCTCTTGCTCCATAATTTCAGCAAGAAGGTTTTTGTAGTTGGCAATGCGCTCCTGCTTGGAGAGTTTCTTGGGCTTTTGCTGCGCTGGTTCTTTCTCCTTTGGCTTCTCCGGTtctggctcctcctcctccgacgCAGATTCTTCCTCCTCACTGCTGTATGCCACTATTTTCCTAAGCTCCTTATCCGTCAGCTTGTCCACCTGGCCAGAAGACAGTTTGTCGCCTAACTCCCGCCTATCCAAAGCCGTCTCGTCCCAGGTTAGATCCACTTTGGCTTGCTGCAGCGCCGTTGTAGTGAACTGACGTGGCTTGTAGCTGCTGGCGTCCGGTAGCTCCAGGCACTCATCGGTCGGAGCGTCTTCCTCAAAGGTGGTATCATCAGGAATGAATCTCAGGTCTACGCGAGTGGCGGAGCTCTCGTACTCGATACCATCACACTCCTGGTAAATTTTATCCGCAGTAGGGACGCTATCACACTCAACGACGGCGTAGTAGTAGCGCAGGCGATTCAGCTGGTACTGCCGTAGCTTCTCCATGTGGTAGTCTTCACCCTCCTCGGCATCGCTGTCGTTCTCCCGCACCagttcctcctcctcgtcaGAGGCCTCCTCCTTTCGCTCCACAAGCTCCTTGGGCCCGTGCACCTCCTCTTCAGCCATTCGCTCTTTACCAAACTGTGAGGGGTATATCTTGACACTAAGGATAGTCCCGCCTGGCGGCAAGAAGGAGCTCAGCATGACCATCAAATCTTTGGCCCGAATACGGTCCCAATCCATGTTGCAGACGGCGAGGCGATGGGTGCTTTCCTCGGTGCTTTCGGCGTCGTTGTCGAGCTCCCCCCACACATGGTCGATTTGGAGTTCAGGCCCCTCGTCCTCCTCATCTTCACTGTCTTCGTCAGAGGAGGAGTCCGTGATACCGCCCTCACCGCGGGCGTAATCGACGTCCGGGTTGGTCAAACGTTTGCGGAGATCTTCGGGAACATCAGATTCATCGCTGTCCAAGGCATCATTACCCAGTTCGTTTTGGTCCTCCAAATCAGCTATGGCACGCTCCTCGGCACGCCGCTCCTCCTCAGAGTCTGACTCAGCCTTGACCTCCTCTTTCTTATCCAATTCCTCTTCCGGCTCCTGTTCCTCCTCATCTTTCTCATCATCGCTGTCTTCATCCAACTCGTAGAACTTTTTGAGATCCTCCGCGTTGCTCTTGTTTATTGGCCGGCCGTACTTATCCACGGTATACTTCACTTTGAATTTCTCATCCGTGAACATGCCCTGGAAGCGCTGGTCGATCTTCACCTTCCGCTGCACCTTGGGTACTCCACGGAATCTAGGATCCGCCAGAAGATGATGAAAACGTTCATCCTTCCATATGCCGCTCTCTGGGTCGACGGCTGCCGGCGCAGGTGCCTTTGGCTTTTTAGCTGAGGAGGATGGATCCGCCTTGGTCATCTTCCCCGGCTTTTCCTTCTTCTTGCCCATTTTGCCCATTTTACCGTCAGTAAATGGGAGCCAAAATTATTGTTAAATCAACACGTGAAGACAAGTGATGCCACATGGTACGAAGGGGCCATCGATTATTCGGTTATTAATCGCCCTGGATGTTATCGCTTAGGGACCACCTCTATTGTATATATGACGATATAGTTTACATATGAGagagtgtttttatttaactttCTGCGCATTTATACCCAGAGATACCCTCCGTTAGCCAGACACGAAAGATGCGGCCCACAGCCAGCTGCTAGTAAGCCAGAGCCGACACCAGTGGCACCTGCCCACTAAGAGTGGAGTGGCATCTACTCATTCCATCATCATAGCCGCCTGCCTGCGTGGATTCATTCCAAATTAGCCAGAAATAGAACCTCGGGTATCGAGCCAATTTCAATCAGTTAATTGCCGCGATTACGCTCGATTCGTCGATACAGAGATAACCCGAAGGCGCAGCAGGCCAACTCGCCTCGTTCAACactaacaaaaacaaaaactcaacaccaaaaacaacaagaacacGGCAAAACGGTAGAAGCGCGGGAGTATCAGCAGGGAAAGCGGAACCAAGATGAGTAATACCTCGGAAGGTAACGGTAGCGGTAACGGAACCGGAGGCCGACGCACCGTCGACTGGCAGAGATTCGGTCTAGGCAACGAGGATGATGGCGAGGTGGCGGTGGCCACCTTTCGCCAAAGGACCAATAACAACACCGGCGGCTTCGTAGATCTCGGAAACGAGTACACCTATGCGGCTGGAGGGCACCATGCATCTGGAGCGAACGAGATCTTTGCCGGCGAGCAGGGCGACAAACCCTGGTAAGTAAGAACGGTGGTCCTTACTATCAAGGATACACTAACCACGCCTTCTTCATCCTCAACAGGTGGCGATCCAACTTTTTCATTTCGCAGCCGGTACTTTTTGGCACCTGGGACGGTGTGTTCACTTCCTGCTTGATCAACGTGTTTGGTGTGATCGTATTTTTGCGCTCCGGGTGGATTGTTGCCCAGGCTGGCATTCTCAACGCGGTGCTAATCATCTTCTGCACAGTTGTTATAGCCCTCGTTAGCGTGCTGTCAGCGATTGGCATCTGCGAACGATGTCGCGTTGAGAGTGGCGGCGTTTACTTCCTAATAGCGCACACATTGGGCTCCCGCTTCGGTGGCGCCCTCGGACTGCTCTACTGCTTCGGTCAGGCGGTGGGATGTGCGCTTAATGTGATGGGATTTGGTGAGTCGATGGCCGGTCTTGTGAATCTCGGAGAAAGCAAATGGGCCATCAGAGGATTCGCAACCGCCGCAGTCCTTCTGCTTGGCTGCATCAATGTGGCCGGCGTTAAGTGGGTGATCAAGCTGCAGTTTATTCTGCTTATGATCCTCCTTATATCGGCGCTGGACTTTATGGTGGGCAGCTTTATTGGACAGAATGAAAGTAGGTTGAACGCGGTCTCCACAAATTTTTgcgtattttgttattgtaaAACGGCTGATTACAGAAAATGGATTTGATGGCTGGGTAAGTGGAAATTTTGTCGCTAACCTGTGGCCGATGTACGAGAACGGGTACTCCTGGTTTCGTGTGTTTGGAGTCTTCTTCCCCACCGTGACGGGTGTTCTTTCTGGCATCAACATGAGCGGCGATCTGCGGGCTCCTTCCACGGACATTCCCAACGGCACCCTTGCTGCTTTCGGAACATCGTAAGTTGCAACATCCACTACTAAAAATCTTTATTCAACACCTCGATTTTCCAGCACATTCCTGTACCTAGTATTTGTGCTGTTCCTGGGTGCGACTTGTCAGCGAGACACGCTGCGCACCAACTTTATGATCGCCGTCTCCGTGTCGGCCACTCACTTCCTTCTCTTAGCTGGAATCTACGTGTCGAGTATGTCCTCCTGCTTGGGCGCGATGTACGGCACACCACGTGTCCTACAGAGCATTGCCAAAGAGAGCGTTATTCCAGGGATCGATGTCCTGGGCAAGGGAGTAAGTATTCTGTCTCTATTGTGAAAACTTTATTGTCTTAGTATAAGTTTTTACTGATCTTCATAAACTTGCTTTCAGCGTGGTCCCAACAAAGTGCCTCTGTATGCTATGGCCATTGTGGCCCTTGTCACTGTAACCTTCATTATTGTCGGAGACATCAACTTCCTGGCTCCCATTGTGACGATGCCCTTCCTGCTGACGTACGCCTGCATCGACTATGCTTACTTTGCACTGGCCCAGACCttcgacatccaggaacagcGCGAGGAGCGCTTCCGCATCCAGGCCTCAAGCCCCAGCTATGAGACACGTCGTTACGGAAGTGTCTCAGACACGGGCAATGACCTCGACCTGCTCTTTCCCGATCGGGTCCGGCACAAGAACCTGCAAAGTCCCCAGAACTCGCCACTCCACCAGACGGCACCACACCAGTCGGAGTTCAGCGGGGAGGGACCAAGCACCTCAAGCCGAACGACGCAACCAGCGACTTCATCGGCCAACAACGACGCCACGACTCTAGCCGTCGACCAGGACGGAGCGCCAGACCAGGAGCAGAATCAGGACGAGGCCGAGCCCATTGCTCCCATCCGACCGCCCATCCACTCCAAGACGAAAAACTGGTACTCCGGCTACTGCAACCGCTGGGCTTCGCTGCTTGGAGTAAGTTCACTCAATTTTAGAAGCAATGTTGGGTTTTAATGCTCCCTTTTCCTGAAGGCGTTTACCAAGCTTTTGGTCATGCTGCTGGTGAACTGGTACTATGCGCTCACCTGCTTTCTGGTGGTGTTCATTGTGTGGTTCTATGTAGGCACGGCCAATCCGGCGGTGAAGCCTGGCCTAACGGCCGAGTTTAACTTCTTTTCCTGGCTTAAGAGCATAATATTCCGGTGCTTTGGGTGAGTTTGTTTCTCGCGCTCCCGAGTGCCATGAGAACTTTCTTATGATTGCCATCTCGTTTCGTTTGGTGTGCAGTAAGCGTATCCACGAGTACGAACAGATCGTAGTAACGCCATCGTGTCCCGGTGTGGATCTCTCGCCCACGCAGCTGAACGAACAGAACGAGGACTTCCGGCCACGGCCCAATTACCACCACTCTTCAGTCATCGAGGGTCGCCTCATCGATGATATTTAGAGACAGACATCTACTTAAATCTAGATAGATCGCCCGGGGCGCAACGAGGAGCTGTGGGCGTGGCTGTGGCAAGCAATAATCGAGTGCATTTCTTTAGCCAGCggaaaaactaaaagaattacccaaaacaaaactaaaacaaCCGGAAATCCACACTCATATATCCTTTACATAGATATTTGATATGTATGTTTTGTATAACATTGTAAGGATGTTCTGAAGCTAATCCAGCcgtgattttttaaaattccaaaaccCAGTTTTACCTTGTTcgagttttgtttttaaattgtacATTTTTAGTAAGTCCATTAGGTGTTTACCATTATTAAGAGTACAATGGGCTTCACAACCATTGCAGCCACATCTGTCAATATCTATGTTAatttaaatctttatttatataagAACAAAATGTAACGTTTAGTGTTTTTAAAACCATATCACACCAAATGGAAATGTACTGCTTTTAACGCCTTCCACGCACACACCGCACACAAACACAGCTCAGAGCAAACTACTACCTATGTTTAATTTGTAATCCAATGTTTTTGCTGCTTTTAATGTGTTCCTTGTTCGCGGAGAGAAAGAGTTCAAAAGCTACGTATTCTTAACAAAGAAAGCGTGTAAATTGTTGCTAAATGGATATGTTTCCGGTGTTTCCTGCCGCTTTCGGAGGGGACGCATGTGATACTGAGATAATAAGTGAACCAAAAAACCGAAACCAGAAATCAAACTCGATGATTTGGCGCCTCTGCATTTAAGAAgaacatacacacacacggCACACAAAGTGTAATCCAATAAAATTGTTGCAGAACACAAAAAACTAATAACTAATAATGAATAAATGTAATACACCTAACACACACCTTAAACTTAAGCTGTAACCCTCTGTATTAACCTCACCCGATGAACAATATTATTCGTACTCCCCTAAATTCACTCAGCAgccatacatacatacatatatcagCAATAACCGCACCCAAACATCCTGTATTACCCTATATTAATGTAATGTATATACAATGTATACTTATACCGGGATATATACACCGCATGTTGATCGAGGAGGTGTTGTATATTTGGAAAATATACTCGCGAGTCCGATTTTTGTACGTATATGTAGCCTAATTAAAACTAGTTTTACGAAAAACCTATCCCCAGGACAGCCCACACATGAAATAACGTTAATGTAACACATTAAATAAAGAGCGTGTAATAAATAGTTTCGTAAATCATTATTATTGGTTGTTATCTGGAACGCAATGTTCAAATGTGGCGCCAACAGGGCTGGCGAAACCATCATATGGGTAGTTTTTCTTTTGGGCTCCAACGATAAATACTGAGTCCTTCGATACAGATTATGTAGAGATAATTGAAAGGTTGGTAACCATgggtatatatttattatgaCGATATAGTTATTCTGCAGATCTCTGAACCGATATAGTTTAAATAGTAGCACTGCATCCCTGGTAGACAGCTGAAACATACACATAACCTCAAAACCTGCGCCCCGGGACACAGGAGAGTTATACTGGTTCAAAGCTCTATTTTGGACACATGAAGATCTTTTAGGACTTGCATCCAGTCAACCCATCTGCCGTCATGAACTGTCTCATGCGCCGCAGCCAAAACCTGCTGCTCTGGCGAAATTCTTGCGTAAAACACAGATCCACCGATGCGGCTTCCGCCAACCGGAATGCAGGTGAGTTATAGCTTCGTTCCAAGATTTGTTCGTCTAATAATTAATCTTCTAACTACTGCAGCTGGTAAGCTCAGCTACGAGGAGTTCATCGGTCACCAGCAGAAGCAGGCCCAGCGGAGTATTATAGTCCAAGTGAGCTCTGAGAAATCATACCCAGAGTTGTATAACTACTGTAGCCGGTTTGGATCCATCCTAGGGGCCCACCATTACTGCGTGCGCCAGGACGAGGCTCTTCACTACGTGCTCCTAGAGTATTCCACTTCTGGAGAGGCTGCGGCAGCCATAGACTCTGGCGTAAGCAATGGAGACCTGTGTGGAGTGCCTGTTCGATCACCTTTCCTTTGGTTCCGGGCACCCCCGGCGGGAAGTAAACGTTCTCCAAATCTGGCGCCCAGTGGTACCTTGCCGGCGCTGAACGCTATCGATGGTGGCCGGGTGATGGAGTCGTCTCAGCTTCTGGCTTTGGTGCGCGGTGCTCAGAGTATCGACGAACAGGTCCTGCTGTTGCACAAGCACACACGCTTGAATGACCTGGGGATTCGTCTGAGATTCCTGGCAGCCCTGCAGGTGCAGCAGGCCATCTCTGGAATGTTCCCCACTGCCCAGGCTCAGCCGTTTGGGTCATCCGTGAACGGCTTTGGAAAAATGGGCTGCGACCTGGACCTGATTCTGCGCTTCAACGACGATACCGGCTCGCAGAAGGGTCTGGCGGTCAGCGAGCCTTCGCGACTAGTCTTTCACACCAAGGAGAACCTAAGCAACGGACGATCGCAAACCCAGCGGCACATGGAGTGCTTCGGGGATATGCTGCACCTTTTCCTGCCCGGCGTCTGCCATGTGAGGCGCATCCTGCAGGCCCGGGTTCCGATTATCAAGTACCATCATGAACATCTTGATCTGGAGGTGGATTTGTCCATGAGTAACCTGTGAGTATGGCAAACCAAAGCTAGCTATAAAGGGAGTCCCatgaaaaaaaacacacaatcTGTGTAGGGATCGCAATCTTTATTGTACCTATTGTTCGAACTGGTTGGAGGCTTAAATCTATCGCAGGGTCTTTCGATTGTCTTCGTTGTCGTCGTACTCTAATAACTTAGCTAACTAGGATATGCGAATGGGTTGGGGCTATCATTTGAGCTTTAGCGGCGGTAGTTGCTggcctgctcctcctccttcttgaCTGCCTGGACCAGAACGAAGCTCATCACGGCACAAATGACGTTCAGCAGACCCAGGGTCATCGCCAGGGCCACGATCCATCCAGTCTTGCCCTCAAAGAACCAGGTCAGCTCGTCCACGCAGCCGTTGAAGAAGGCATTACCACTGACGACGTCGCGACAGGAACTGGGAAGCGGCTGTCGCAGATCCAGGTAGTCCCAAGGGCCGGAGGCGCCGCAGCAGCCGATGTTCTCCTGGATCATGGTCAGAACATAGTTTGAGTAGGTGTACTCGGAAGTAGAGACGAATCTCCGTAGGGAAACATTCAGCAGCGGCTGCAGACTCGAGTGCATGGTGCTGAACTGCATCAGAACCGCCGATCCGGCCACAATGGATATAAAACCGAACACCTGGGTCCCGACGAACACAAATAGCGCCAACGTGTTCTCCATCAAGGCACTCAGACAGCCCAGGAAGCTGACCGCCATCATCACGATGCTGATGCCGATGAGCACATAGACGCCAATGTAGAAGGACTGAGCCTCCAGGATCTTGAGCCAGTCGTTGAAGCCGGGCTCGGCCCTCAGCCAGACGGTCAGGGCGAACAGCGCAGTGGATATAATCCAGGCCACGATGTTGAAGCAGAACAGGGTGTACTTGACGCAGCCGATTTGCTTCTCCAGCTGCTCGTCGGAGGCTCCGTAGCCGATGCCCATGTCTAAAATAGAAAGAGGATGTGATGAGGACCTCAAAACCAATTTACTTGCATCAGGTTCAATGCctgttttttcaattttgtctTGAGTCATCCGCGAGAACCACTTGCCCTGCCCTAGCCGCGTTTATTAATCATTTTGTTGGCTTTATTGTGGGCCCCTGGCTTCCACCTGCTCTACCTGCCCCTTCGTCATAGTATCGCTTTTGGCCTTATCGGGGAACAGTGTGTTTAGCAAATAGCCTTATCAGCACGCACTAGATGATTAATACCAACACGAATGCCAAGTTGCAACACACAGTGGTTTAAATGGGGAAAACTTGGACAGGGAATACTTTCTGGGCAGGACAAACCTCCTTTCAAAGGATATTagtattgtttgttttgtttccaaAGTTCCTTAGTGGAATGAAAACGTCAACACAGGTTTTTCACATCTTTTCACTCGCAAAAAAATTAACCATGGCCTCTGCCCAGCGTTTCTTTCAGATCTTCACCTcgtattgttttcgtttcgctcGGATcaccagaaaaaaatatagttgtGTAGTCACGGAACCGGAGTCAGAACCAGAGATCCGTTGGCTTCCTTCGTAGAAATCGTTGTGACCCAGCCCGATAAATGGGTGACAACATTCAGGCCAGAGAGCGGGCCAGAGCCACAGATAAGAAAGCTCTGCAGCTCGATTAGATTAGATAGCGAGGGCGGCGGCAAGTGCCGATTGCCAAATGCCTTGTAACAGCTCTCTGGGGCAGGTGATTCAGGTGCCTCTCACGACGTTGGCATGCCGATGACCATGATTCACTCCCACCGGGCTGCACTCATCATCATATCCGGCCTAGTGGTAGGGGTCAGTTTCCCACACTAGATAAAGGGTTGGGGGCTTTGCATCTTTATGTTTACATGTTTTCGAACCTAGATTATGACTGGATTCCCTATTTTTGTTCTTTCTGCAGCACTGGCTTTTACATGTCGGAGCTACTGTACATGTTCGGCGAAGTGGACCCACGCGTGCGTCCGCTGACTTTCAGCATCCGGAGATGGGCACAAAGCTGCGGACTAACGAATCCCTCGCCAGGTCGTTGGATCAGCAACTTCTCACTCACCTGCCTGGTCATGTTCTTTCTGCAGCAGTTGCGGCAACCCATTCTGCCCACCATTGGAGCCCTAGCCAAGGCGGCGGAACCGGGCGACTCACGGGTCACAGAAGACGGAATCAACTGCACCTTTGCTCGAGATATGGATCGGCTGGGGTTCCGGAGTCGCAATCAGAGCTCCTTGAGTGAA
Encoded here:
- the LOC6503948 gene encoding CBL-interacting protein kinase 25, encoding MDLGDSKLRAVRVLGQGSFGRVFLCYQSGRQVCVKRIIVRNPKTELGLIKEEVYIISQLRHPHIVQFLRSFTHAGTVNIVMEYLPNGTLRDVIQKLPPGTGGIHQDRLLRFFRDMVLGLEYLHIRCVIHRDIKPENMLLDAKDRVKIADFGISNVHAPSTQSQTVMGTPLYMAPEAMNPTGKAGFKSDIWSLGLVVYELCIGHSPFTVIYGSGTTPEQLQSVIHTISSPKLDCLLIRRFYDPVWSRLCEMMIVYEQERRICLPDIYHVDAGITSALYRHYFDYKY
- the LOC6503699 gene encoding pre-rRNA-processing protein esf1, whose protein sequence is MGKMGKKKEKPGKMTKADPSSSAKKPKAPAPAAVDPESGIWKDERFHHLLADPRFRGVPKVQRKVKIDQRFQGMFTDEKFKVKYTVDKYGRPINKSNAEDLKKFYELDEDSDDEKDEEEQEPEEELDKKEEVKAESDSEEERRAEERAIADLEDQNELGNDALDSDESDVPEDLRKRLTNPDVDYARGEGGITDSSSDEDSEDEEDEGPELQIDHVWGELDNDAESTEESTHRLAVCNMDWDRIRAKDLMVMLSSFLPPGGTILSVKIYPSQFGKERMAEEEVHGPKELVERKEEASDEEEELVRENDSDAEEGEDYHMEKLRQYQLNRLRYYYAVVECDSVPTADKIYQECDGIEYESSATRVDLRFIPDDTTFEEDAPTDECLELPDASSYKPRQFTTTALQQAKVDLTWDETALDRRELGDKLSSGQVDKLTDKELRKIVAYSSEEEESASEEEEPEPEKPKEKEPAQQKPKKLSKQERIANYKNLLAEIMEQEKKEKEQKYEMEMSWHIETPKEKGEEEQQTIGRSDQAQLTPIEKMIQKRSEKNKLRKEQRRQKQIEAKGGDGGDDSDASSVPDGIDLNDAYFAEEFANGDYAPPKTKASKDKKKNKKKQNGQAEDSEALQQEKELELLLDDGDEREEKQHFSLAKILKKEEQESGGSKRKRRQQLKKSKQVGKPASEKPDDDFHMNVDDNRFKAVYKSHEFNIDPTHSHYKATKGMQQIIGEKLKRRQQQVPGASGDADGEEAATVPKRSKQQLEQNALVKSLKRKLQQREQKP
- the LOC6503949 gene encoding solute carrier family 12 member 8; this encodes MSNTSEGNGSGNGTGGRRTVDWQRFGLGNEDDGEVAVATFRQRTNNNTGGFVDLGNEYTYAAGGHHASGANEIFAGEQGDKPWWRSNFFISQPVLFGTWDGVFTSCLINVFGVIVFLRSGWIVAQAGILNAVLIIFCTVVIALVSVLSAIGICERCRVESGGVYFLIAHTLGSRFGGALGLLYCFGQAVGCALNVMGFGESMAGLVNLGESKWAIRGFATAAVLLLGCINVAGVKWVIKLQFILLMILLISALDFMVGSFIGQNEKNGFDGWVSGNFVANLWPMYENGYSWFRVFGVFFPTVTGVLSGINMSGDLRAPSTDIPNGTLAAFGTSTFLYLVFVLFLGATCQRDTLRTNFMIAVSVSATHFLLLAGIYVSSMSSCLGAMYGTPRVLQSIAKESVIPGIDVLGKGRGPNKVPLYAMAIVALVTVTFIIVGDINFLAPIVTMPFLLTYACIDYAYFALAQTFDIQEQREERFRIQASSPSYETRRYGSVSDTGNDLDLLFPDRVRHKNLQSPQNSPLHQTAPHQSEFSGEGPSTSSRTTQPATSSANNDATTLAVDQDGAPDQEQNQDEAEPIAPIRPPIHSKTKNWYSGYCNRWASLLGAFTKLLVMLLVNWYYALTCFLVVFIVWFYVGTANPAVKPGLTAEFNFFSWLKSIIFRCFGKRIHEYEQIVVTPSCPGVDLSPTQLNEQNEDFRPRPNYHHSSVIEGRLIDDI
- the LOC6503951 gene encoding poly(A) RNA polymerase, mitochondrial, which codes for MNCLMRRSQNLLLWRNSCVKHRSTDAASANRNAAGKLSYEEFIGHQQKQAQRSIIVQVSSEKSYPELYNYCSRFGSILGAHHYCVRQDEALHYVLLEYSTSGEAAAAIDSGVSNGDLCGVPVRSPFLWFRAPPAGSKRSPNLAPSGTLPALNAIDGGRVMESSQLLALVRGAQSIDEQVLLLHKHTRLNDLGIRLRFLAALQVQQAISGMFPTAQAQPFGSSVNGFGKMGCDLDLILRFNDDTGSQKGLAVSEPSRLVFHTKENLSNGRSQTQRHMECFGDMLHLFLPGVCHVRRILQARVPIIKYHHEHLDLEVDLSMSNLTGFYMSELLYMFGEVDPRVRPLTFSIRRWAQSCGLTNPSPGRWISNFSLTCLVMFFLQQLRQPILPTIGALAKAAEPGDSRVTEDGINCTFARDMDRLGFRSRNQSSLSELLLQFFEFYSQFDFHNRAISLNEGRALSKPDHSAMYIVNPLEQLLNVSKNVSMEECERLRIEVRNAAWVLESEVENVALPVSEGERQEHSWGLLNLFKHPEKPLIRPNMFFKPRMVEVSDLFEQKELTPSPSTPQTPNVRSSTPTSNSTASTSSPITYKSVSVRQQVQGIKTATRTELKQIRGSSTPTKNSRRSSR
- the LOC6503698 gene encoding tetraspanin-2A, whose protein sequence is MGIGYGASDEQLEKQIGCVKYTLFCFNIVAWIISTALFALTVWLRAEPGFNDWLKILEAQSFYIGVYVLIGISIVMMAVSFLGCLSALMENTLALFVFVGTQVFGFISIVAGSAVLMQFSTMHSSLQPLLNVSLRRFVSTSEYTYSNYVLTMIQENIGCCGASGPWDYLDLRQPLPSSCRDVVSGNAFFNGCVDELTWFFEGKTGWIVALAMTLGLLNVICAVMSFVLVQAVKKEEEQASNYRR